One Aliidiomarina minuta genomic region harbors:
- a CDS encoding PAS domain-containing hybrid sensor histidine kinase/response regulator — protein sequence MRDFIAPDLAALFAASDHISLFVWEHSPGWPVLHCTDNVESLLGYNKKDFYQRNVRFIDTLHPEDLERVSQEANDAIEQPACKSFTHQDYRMIRADGAEIWISDTTVIERDKKGKVRYLMGYLLDITDRKHLELALLAERTHLSMVLEGARLGSWDWNPVNNSLLCNTRWLAMYGYENNSSYQSMQFWRSLLHPEDLEGWERALKAHIEGHTPFYEHVYRMRHREGHWLHILDRGKIVEWDGRHRAVRFSGTHTDISEQKKAEIQARRTARSRTVFVANMSHEIRTPLHGILGLASVLEGTELNQYQRDLLKTMQESGDYLLNTLNDAIDISRAEEGKLTIAAQPTQVADIVRHLRALYAAQANRQGLEYEVKAAPQMPLWLSLDKSRFLQIATNLINNAFKFTQLGFIQVNLNWISQPENQLQLEVRDSGSGIADTKRVWQVFEQEENTARGISEGSGLGLSIVQSLVELMDGSIDLESSPGRGSCFRVSIPAIVCEPPPVSSALAGEQDILRILVIDDSDVNQLLVGEMLSILEHVYVCASSAEVGLELLQQQTFDVVFMDIHLPDMSGIEATRKIREKALQQPYVIGLTANAVATIRKQSLNAGMNAYLTKPFTLEHIKNLLSEVPPLTLSKSDWQ from the coding sequence GTGCGTGACTTTATAGCTCCCGACCTGGCCGCATTGTTTGCCGCCAGTGACCACATTTCCCTGTTTGTATGGGAGCATTCGCCGGGTTGGCCAGTGTTGCATTGCACCGATAATGTGGAGTCGTTGCTGGGTTATAATAAGAAAGACTTCTATCAGCGGAATGTCCGTTTTATCGACACGCTTCACCCTGAGGATTTAGAACGTGTCAGCCAGGAAGCAAATGATGCGATTGAACAGCCCGCGTGCAAGTCGTTTACTCATCAGGATTACCGCATGATACGAGCCGATGGGGCGGAGATATGGATTTCTGATACAACAGTCATAGAGCGTGATAAAAAAGGCAAAGTCCGCTACCTGATGGGTTACCTGCTGGATATTACCGATAGAAAGCACCTGGAGTTGGCACTTCTGGCTGAACGTACTCATCTAAGCATGGTGCTGGAGGGGGCTCGTTTAGGCAGCTGGGATTGGAACCCGGTGAACAACAGTCTGTTATGTAATACACGCTGGCTGGCTATGTATGGGTATGAAAATAACTCATCGTATCAGAGCATGCAGTTCTGGCGAAGCCTGTTGCATCCCGAGGATCTTGAAGGCTGGGAAAGGGCCTTGAAAGCCCATATAGAGGGCCATACACCATTCTATGAACATGTCTACCGGATGCGTCACCGCGAGGGACACTGGTTACATATTCTGGATCGAGGTAAAATTGTGGAATGGGACGGACGTCACCGTGCGGTGCGTTTTTCTGGCACCCATACTGATATTTCAGAACAAAAAAAGGCTGAAATTCAGGCTCGTAGAACGGCCCGCTCCAGAACGGTTTTTGTCGCTAACATGTCTCATGAAATACGCACCCCTTTACACGGAATTCTGGGTTTAGCTTCAGTGCTGGAAGGCACCGAACTTAATCAATACCAGCGTGATTTATTGAAAACCATGCAGGAGAGTGGCGACTATCTGCTAAATACTCTGAATGATGCAATTGATATCAGCCGTGCTGAAGAGGGTAAACTGACAATCGCGGCTCAACCTACTCAAGTGGCAGATATTGTACGCCACCTTCGCGCTTTATATGCGGCGCAGGCAAACCGGCAGGGACTGGAGTATGAGGTTAAAGCAGCGCCGCAGATGCCATTGTGGTTGAGTCTTGATAAGTCCCGTTTTTTACAAATTGCTACTAACCTGATTAATAACGCATTCAAGTTTACTCAGTTGGGGTTTATCCAGGTTAATCTTAACTGGATTTCTCAGCCTGAGAATCAGTTGCAGTTGGAAGTCCGTGATTCGGGTAGCGGCATTGCTGATACCAAACGAGTCTGGCAGGTGTTTGAGCAAGAGGAAAACACTGCCCGGGGGATCTCGGAAGGCAGTGGTTTAGGTCTTAGCATTGTGCAAAGTCTGGTAGAGCTGATGGATGGATCTATAGATCTGGAAAGCTCTCCAGGTCGGGGCAGTTGCTTTAGAGTCAGCATCCCCGCAATCGTATGCGAACCTCCGCCAGTAAGTTCGGCGTTAGCCGGAGAACAGGATATTCTGCGCATATTGGTAATCGATGACAGTGATGTTAATCAGTTGCTGGTAGGCGAGATGCTAAGTATTTTAGAGCATGTGTATGTTTGCGCTTCCAGCGCAGAAGTGGGTTTAGAACTTTTACAACAGCAAACTTTTGATGTTGTTTTTATGGATATCCATCTGCCTGATATGAGTGGCATTGAAGCGACCCGGAAAATACGCGAGAAAGCGTTACAACAGCCCTATGTCATTGGTTTGACTGCAAATGCAGTAGCGACTATCCGCAAGCAAAGTCTAAACGCCGGGATGAATGCCTATCTGACAAAACCTTTCACGTTAGAGCATATAAAAAACCTGCTATCAGAGGTGCCGCCGTTAACTTTAAGTAAATCAGATTGGCAATAG
- a CDS encoding alpha/beta hydrolase, with protein sequence MSTEWLEVRAGADAYLQIQERGLQQEDINLLLGASGGPKWFILQGLDNYLCSDFFAGRQTPLQLLGTSAGAWRFASLGRQDAAAASDLFCRLYQAQTYSAKPDPQEITDNARELLDTYVTDDAVDEILNQSLFQHHFIVARCQGWAASESPKRQAMGLSRAAFGNLFSRSALKSAFQRVLFHHPDAAPALGEHWDDLPTLRVPLSKENFRQALLATGSIPMVLQGVKDIPGAPPGMYRDGGITDYHFDLDLSRQSGLVLYPHFHNQVVPGWFDKKLRWRRTTGQQWPNVILLTPTQAFLDALPYGKIPDRTDFVKMDVAERQKYWRQAVQIGYRMSEQLAEWQATDQLRRKIKLWE encoded by the coding sequence ATGAGTACAGAATGGCTGGAAGTACGAGCCGGAGCTGACGCTTATTTGCAGATTCAGGAGCGTGGGCTGCAGCAGGAGGATATTAACCTTTTGCTGGGCGCTTCAGGCGGTCCCAAGTGGTTTATTTTACAGGGGCTGGATAACTATTTATGCAGTGACTTTTTTGCCGGACGACAAACCCCGTTACAGTTATTAGGTACATCAGCAGGCGCCTGGCGTTTTGCCAGCCTGGGTCGGCAGGACGCGGCAGCCGCCAGTGATTTATTTTGCCGTTTATATCAGGCTCAGACTTACAGTGCTAAACCTGACCCTCAGGAAATCACTGATAATGCCCGGGAGTTGTTGGATACCTACGTAACTGATGATGCTGTTGACGAAATACTGAACCAATCACTTTTCCAGCATCATTTTATTGTCGCTCGCTGCCAGGGGTGGGCAGCTTCCGAATCACCTAAACGTCAGGCAATGGGTTTGAGTCGGGCGGCGTTTGGCAATCTGTTCAGTCGCAGTGCTTTAAAAAGTGCTTTTCAACGTGTGCTGTTTCATCACCCTGATGCAGCGCCTGCTCTTGGCGAGCACTGGGATGATTTGCCTACATTGAGGGTTCCTTTAAGTAAAGAAAACTTCCGTCAGGCTTTGTTAGCCACAGGTTCAATACCTATGGTTTTACAAGGCGTGAAGGACATACCTGGTGCGCCACCGGGCATGTATCGTGACGGTGGCATTACCGATTATCACTTTGATCTCGACTTGTCGAGACAGTCAGGATTAGTGTTGTATCCACATTTTCATAATCAGGTGGTACCAGGCTGGTTTGATAAGAAATTGCGCTGGCGTCGAACCACGGGCCAACAATGGCCAAATGTGATTCTTCTGACGCCAACCCAGGCCTTTCTGGATGCGTTACCTTACGGCAAAATACCGGATCGTACTGACTTCGTTAAAATGGATGTTGCAGAACGGCAAAAATATTGGCGTCAGGCTGTACAGATAGGGTACCGGATGTCCGAACAGTTGGCAGAATGGCAGGCCACTGACCAGTTGCGCCGTAAAATCAAGCTGTGGGAATAG
- a CDS encoding DUF3392 domain-containing protein: protein MLENWIIQSSLWLRPHLFTISLMIVATLLVLYGNNVNAAVRRQVQHYHFILRTIVFILLCAFGYGLLTSLLSPFLARQLAQVPDHYLGPLVIIISITLGGLAERNR, encoded by the coding sequence ATGCTGGAAAATTGGATAATTCAATCGAGCCTCTGGCTTCGTCCTCATTTGTTTACCATATCCTTAATGATAGTGGCCACTCTGTTAGTACTCTATGGAAATAATGTGAATGCTGCGGTCCGGCGGCAAGTACAGCATTACCATTTTATTCTGCGTACTATTGTTTTCATCCTGCTATGCGCTTTTGGTTATGGTTTACTGACGAGCCTGTTAAGTCCCTTCCTTGCCCGCCAGCTGGCACAGGTTCCTGACCATTATCTGGGGCCGCTCGTTATTATTATTAGCATCACCTTAGGGGGGCTTGCTGAGCGCAATCGGTAA
- the xthA gene encoding exodeoxyribonuclease III codes for MKVISFNINGLRARLHQLQAIIDKHSPDVIGLQETKVHDDMFPRADVEAMGYEVIFHGQKGHYGVALLSRLPMQDINYGFPNDEADAQRRMIMASVTSKEGKVVRIMNGYFPQGESRDHPTKFPAKEKFYADLMDYLDTELSPEQPVIVMGDVNISSTDSDIGIGEANAKRWLRTGKCSFLPEEREWMKKLMDWGFTDTFREANPEVNDQFSWFDYRSKGFLDNRGLRIDLILATETLAKHCIDTGIDYELRGIEKPSDHAPIWSTFKF; via the coding sequence ATGAAAGTAATAAGTTTTAATATTAATGGGTTACGTGCCCGCCTGCATCAACTACAAGCCATCATAGATAAACACTCTCCAGACGTTATTGGCCTGCAGGAAACCAAAGTGCACGACGATATGTTTCCGCGTGCAGATGTCGAAGCTATGGGTTATGAAGTTATCTTTCATGGCCAGAAAGGTCATTACGGGGTAGCCCTGCTCAGCCGACTACCTATGCAGGATATAAACTACGGTTTTCCTAACGATGAAGCAGACGCCCAACGCCGCATGATTATGGCTAGTGTGACAAGCAAAGAAGGCAAGGTTGTGCGGATTATGAATGGTTACTTTCCTCAGGGAGAAAGTCGCGACCATCCAACTAAATTTCCTGCAAAAGAGAAATTTTATGCCGATCTTATGGATTATCTCGATACCGAGCTTAGCCCTGAACAACCTGTCATAGTTATGGGCGACGTCAATATTTCCAGCACCGATAGTGACATAGGGATTGGCGAAGCTAATGCCAAGCGCTGGTTACGGACCGGTAAGTGCAGCTTTTTACCGGAAGAACGTGAGTGGATGAAAAAGCTTATGGACTGGGGTTTTACTGACACTTTTCGTGAAGCAAACCCGGAAGTAAATGACCAGTTCAGCTGGTTTGATTATCGCTCTAAAGGGTTTCTCGATAACCGCGGCCTGCGTATTGACCTGATACTGGCTACTGAAACGCTGGCAAAGCACTGTATAGACACGGGCATTGACTACGAACTTCGAGGTATTGAAAAACCTTCCGATCATGCCCCTATCTGGTCCACCTTTAAATTTTAA